taCCATTTGTAGTCATGTTGGGTCTAAGCAGTGAAAAGGTTAACAATCCTGCCCAAGAAAGAACACACTAGCCTACGAGATCAGCTAAACATAAGGccagtgtaatttgattaaacATCCAAGGGCGTCATTGCtatttccagctgaaaaaagGGTATCTcccaaattaaaaataaaagcgaCAAACATAATCAGCAAGTATTCTGGCCAGTTTAGAGGAGAAGGAGCCAGACAAGCTAATTAGGGACTTTTAATTGgacatattattattatttgcagATCACATTTATTGTCACGCCTCCGTAAAAGATGTAGAAATAATACAACACACATGCAGTAAGCTggtaataaaataacacaaaagtTAGAAGGCATTGcacaaaaatatgaatttttgtGTCTGTATCAATTATCCCAACAGCACCGTAGCTAAGCATCGGTTTTTTCCCATTGTAGCGCCTCAAATTGTGTTCTGGTTTATATGTAAACTCCAATTCTGCAGTGTATACATACATATGCTAAAAAAGGCTTAACTATTGGTTGCTGCGAACACATCTGTGTCTGAGAGTTGCCCACGTAGCAGCAGCCAATAATCTCTGAGTAACATgatatattcaacacaatacaCCTTATGTCAACACACACAAGACTTGATTTAAACTTGAATGATTAAAGATAAATAATATATCTTAaatcaattatttattattgaatGATTGACACACCGAACTAGTAAGCCTACACCAGCACAGAGAGCAATCCAAGAGAGCGAATAATATCAAACTTACTAACTTATACCCAATGagttattacgtaataactaataacattaacttttttatccGAATTCAATCCGCTACGATGGTTGGCTATTAATCAAACTATAGTAAGACAACACAGTGCACTGTACACAGTTGTCCACGTGACGTTGCCAGagtgcaatttaaaaaagcattcTATGTTCAATCGATCAACGCTCGCTGCCGTAAATGCACCCACACGGGATTGTACACGTTCAAGCTTCGGGACTGCATCAAAGAAGTACTGTAATACATAATTAAATGCGTACAAATGTATAGAGAGTGTATGCGATTATATTTAACCACGGATTCAGTCACTCAAACATGGCGTTAAGTGCCAAGTGACTCCCaagctaaatttttttatcggATTGGAGAGGGCCTAGTTTTACGGGGGCAAGTGGGGACATCTGTCTCCGGGCGCAGAAATATATCGGGATGTCAAATTAAGTCACaatgttttataataaaacagCCAGGACAAGACTGTTAGCCTACGTAATGTTGCTCGCACATACGTAATAAAAGGTGTATCATTAGGCCATGCCCActcaaaaacacaattttggGGACTATTGGCGTTTTCAcctttgttattttgttattgacTATTGGCGCATTTTGTTGTGTGCGATTACTTATCGGCTATCGCTATACGATGTAGAAAAACAAGACTAATGGTGGGTTacaccagggcttcccaaactgggggtcgcgaccccgcaaggggtcgcgtaacgaacgtcgggggtcgcagagcgtataccaattttacacgaagtacaaaatacaatcaaaacaaaatatcgttccagcctaatcaacattaaaaccgccttgagaccagcattagcAGAtgttgagccacggctggacttgctttgtagcagaaagcagtcgcaccaatcacactgaataaatgtgtgtgctttttttgtttccagtggcctacatatgtgtaaagtagtaagtaggctttgagtactggttgcttgaattcagtctttgcatctcaataaatgtcactaatgacaaaggtatatttcgcactgctaatcaatttaaacgtgaagggtcgcggaaaacttcagaagtttgaaaggggtcgcgagcaaaaaagtttgggaagccctgggtTACACTGCATCAAAATTCGTTCTATACGGCGTTACAAAATTGTACTCTATAAATTGCTAGCTAGTATTGTACGCATACATATTAAAATACCggcacattttatttaaagcattttttgaGGCGTCAAAACCCAATTTACACTTGATGCAGTTTGGACCAAGTAATTAAGCTAATTCTAATATAGTAGCCTACGCTTGTTAGGTGTTTGTTTTCCTCATTTATCTAGACAAGTTGGAGAGCAAATACCGCGTCTGTCCTCGGACACTGAAAACCATAGATACGCTTCTGACCCCTTCTTCTTCGTGTGGAGTAGATGGTTCTTTAATTTCAGAGAGGGAACAAAAACCTCATATTGTAGGGCAGGTGTTTGTTAGCCAGCtgaccaggttttcatccattgttgtcAGACCACGGTTTCCACAAGGATGGCGGTATGTGggacaagatgttatgacgtggTCTGCAGTCTGCTCTTCTGCACCACACTCACAGGCCGCAGATGGAGCCATACCCCATTTGTGCATTGTTGAGCGGAAGAGGCCAACGCCAGTTCTAAGGCGATTGAACTTGGTCCAAGCACACCTGGGGAAATGCATTCCCGGTGGTGATGTGCTGGCCTTCGAAATGTAGCCATGGAGTCTGGAAGAATTTTCTTGCCACTCCATGCTCCATTTGTAATTCGCCCAGCTTGCCACATTGGTGCTTGACAGGTTAAAGTCATCCAGTAAATCCAATGCAGCAGGGACAAATGGGTGCCTCGACTTAAGCTGCCGGTGTCCTCTAACTAAGTGGAGGAGACAGGAGCCGGTTATGCAGAAGATGCCCAGGCTCCAGTGCTCGGCGTGCTAGAGACAGTGTGGCTCTCTTGCGGCGAAGCTCCGATGGGTGAATACCTGCTAGGACAAACAGGTTGTCTGTTGGTGTGGGGCGCAGGCATCCAGTCACTAAGCGCAGAGCGTCATTAATCGGCTTATCTATGAGACGAGTGTGAGCACTACGACACCAAGCTGGTGTGCAGTACTCGGCGGCAGAGTGGACCAAAGCCATGGTAGCTGTACGAAGTGTTGTACATCCAGCACCCCAGCTAGATCCTGCCAGTCGTCTCAAAAGCCCAACGCGTGTTGTAAGCTTTTTGCGAAGTGACTCCAGGTGGCGACGAAACGTGAGTGCCCTATCCACCTTTATGCCGAGGGATGTTGGTTCGGCAGTGAAAGGGAGAGGACGTCCATCAACAGTGATGTTGACCTCACGTTGTGCCTCCTTGTTGTACAGGTGGAAGGCAGCCGTCACCGTTTTGGTTACACTGAGCTTCAGCTTCCATTTCTGGAGATAAGTGGATATGGTTGCCATGTCCTGGGTTAGGAACCCCTCCAACTCCTGCCAGTTTTCTGCTCTATGCTTCTGACCCCGTGTAGGTACAATTACACTATGTGCAATGCCGTGGCCACCAAAACATGTCTCCACCTTCACCTACCGCAAGGTTGGCCTCCCCAAGGCAAGAACTAATGACGGAGCCCCTTGCCTATTTCTAATAAATTAATGCATATAACTCTAATCTAACTACCAGCTCCTTGCAAATCAGCACCCAGCTAAGTTTCGGGATatattttcaccaaaacattctctttcgaaacaagttgaaaatttacattgtgatttgcacaaaaaaactgaactgttaattttgttttggtccCAAGCAGCGCGGGGCCCAACGCAATCACGTTACCGAAGGGCCAGTCATACCTTACTGACAACAACGGCGATACAAGATCTTTTGCACTCAGGCTACAGAAATCTTCCTTATAGAAGTTATCTTAGGTACTTCAATATAAACTAAGCTCTCCCACATGCCTAGAAATCTAAAGACATTCCCAAAATACTTTAACTCCATTATGCGATTTCTTGTGGTGATAAATATTAAGCCGCACACAAATGTCATACAACGTTTAAAATTAAGTGCCACCCTGTATCAATTTTGAGAGAAAAATATGAACGGTACATACGCAAGCAAGTAAAAAACCTAATGATAAACAGTTTGTGATAGAAAAGACAACATAATGCAACTATTTCGAATTCTTATTCAATAACAGTCATTTAAACGCTACGCAAATTTGTACTGTGTCGTCGCTGCGGAAATGGTAACATTGATCCAGTATCAACTATGACAGTGATATTCCCTTTTAAGTACAGCAGACTGGCTCATATTCATGAAATGTTCCTCGAATAAATGAATCAAATCCGTTGTTATTTGAGATAAGACTTGTAAAGATGGGTTGACTTGCACGTTTCTTTTTCGTTTTCCATAACAAATATGAGGTCACGAAGATTAACACGTTTAGTTCTTGAACGAGTCTGTAAATCgtaaaaagtaagaaaaaataaaccagACAAGGGTCAAACTACTTTCATAAAAAAACGTCCGGATTAAAATTGATAGTAATATTTTGAACTACATACAATCAGAATTACTCACAGGATTCCGAGATGTTGTACCCATGTGgttctgcaaaacaaaatatacgtAATTGGGACTTAGTTAATTGTCAAAATAGAGATATTTGCTTCAAACATCCAACAAGaaggcaaaaaaatcgttttgaCGTACTTCAATCAACCCTGATGTAGTCGACATTGGGGAATCGATCCGGGCCCTTTTCTTGCGTGGACCGATGGCATTACGAGCAGTTTCATCCGCGTTTCGAATCTGCATTTTTTCAAGTTCCTGCTGCTGCATCTCTTTTGCTCTTTCTTTTAACCTCATTTGTTCTGGATTATCGTTTTTAGAGCGGCTCTGTAGTTAAAAGAAATGCAGAGAACTAGAGATATTGTTAATATTGAATAACATAAATTAAGCCATAAGAGCCAAGATAAATAACAAACCACAATCATTTGGTCAGAAAATATTAACAACCTTCATTGCCCTCATTAAAATATCTCGTTCAGCTTCGTCGTGCTTCTTCTTCTCGATCTGGTCAAGCtcttgtaaaaattttagcTGTGTTTTTACATCCCCACATGCTTTATAGTGTTCTTCCTCCTACCACAAACACAACATCATATTTATAAACAAGTTTctaaaaattgcaacaaaactgTTCCAGCTGCCaacaatgttccctctaatttttcacgagtctgagcaaaaacactaactccctgagcggtccttTGGAcaactgtgagcaacatcagacgagccacgtgcgcactgtggccattattgtgcgtttattttattttcaattcaggttggattattttcttgtgcgcagcacagattttctgtgcgcggagaccgtgtcatcagtgcgcatttgcgcacgcacgcagcttagagggaacattggctGCCAAGTGCCCAAACACCTTAAAATTGACCATCCTGTGGCAAACAACTCCAGATAATTTATGGAGAATGTCTTTTATTCTGGACTCAGCTGCACATGAAAGAAACTTAATTGCGTCTGCATGTATATGTTGAATCTGCGGATTTTTGGATGCTGCAAAACAGTTGTAAAGTCTTTTTATTCTGTACAAAAAGCATTCATCCTCAGTAAAATTTCCTTAGTAAGTTCAATGGaactaaaataaaagtatGTCCCTTGTCCTTGTACAATAAGATTGTATTGTCATATCTCACCTATTTCAGACATTCTTTTCTGAAGAACAGCGCGATTAAGTACACTGTCATCTTCACAGGACCGAGTCTGTGTGCCAACAAGATCTGAATTTGTAGCAAGAATTCGTGCACTTTCTTCTAGGAGATTTACACCAGCCATAGAAGCAACATCATTAATGTCGTCGTCCTCTCTGCGGCAAAAAAACATGTTgtagaaataaaaacacaactaTGAACACAGCAACGTGTTATTGAAGTCAAATGCATACAAGCTAACCAAGACGGTATATCAAAAGCAATGATTTTCTTTAGGAAAACACTTAAAGTTGGAATGAAGTGCAAAGCCCaatggaaaataaaaagtacATAGGACAGATAATGTTTATACACAGTGGTAGTAAAGCAGTTGTTGCCAAAAATCTGTTACAAAAAAGGCAAATTTAGCACTAATTACGACATATGTAGTGGCAACAATGATGTCAAAACGTGAACCGAATGTGCATGACGCTAGTTTTTGGTTCAAACACGAACCAAACAATTTATGtgagaaaaaaagaaataggTATATATATAGCTTATACCTACAAAATTGTATAACAGGAATAATATCTTGCATTTATTAAGCCTAACCTAATTTACACTTGGTGTATTATATATACTAATTTTACGGGTAATTGCTAAGCTACTGTTTAGTCCTGGCTGTTGACAATGGGCCTAGTCCGAAAACAATAATTGCAGTAAAGACTCGACGGCCTCACTAGCACATGTGTTGTCACCTGTGACGTTTCTATGGTAAAGATAAACATCACCTGTAACTAAATCATGCATCTATCTACAAATCCATATTCCACTGAAAATGCATGAGCTAACAGCTAACTTATTACTACTTGGTTCGAACACCAGTTATCAAGCATGTCAATTTCCCATTGTCATATCTTCCAATAGTGAGTACTAATTTTGTGATAtacaattttttggaaaaaatcgCTTAAGTCATATtgttgacaaaatattttgttcgtATTTAGAATACAAACTGAAAACTCTGTGAAATATGGTCAAGTTCTTTTCACATTTGTCCCTCAGTTTAATGCACAATATTTACTTGTAGGCGCCTCCTCCAATTGCTGAAGTAGCACCCCATTTTTGAGCTCCTCTTAAGGGGTTTACAGTGAATGGCTTTATGGTTGTAAGTGAAGAAGATTGAGCTCCTGACACAGCAGATGGGTGCGGAGCATGGAACTGAAGTTGGGGACCATCAGGGGGAGGGGTTTGAAGTGAAGGATGTTTCAGTGCTGGCCCCACTGAGCTCACTCTAGGAAGACGGATGTCAGGAACATTTGTCTGAGAAACATAGGACCAGTTTCTGGTAATGACCCAACAAAAACTATACGCAGCACACTATCAATATACAATTTCTAAGTTAATCTAGATAATTTattaaagataaaaacaagcaaagaTATAGCAATAAAACATATCTTTAAAATTGACGTTGACAGTTGATTTAAAATACTTACTCTGACAAATTTATTGAACGGTTTTGTGACTTTTGGTACAGTTTTGGGCTTTGGTGATGCTGGAGCTTTGTTGGCATCAAATTGCAATGATGTAATACGATTGGCCGCCTGTACAACAGCAGCAGGAGGAACTGCACTTACTTGGCTTTGTTGCATCATAGTAAGCCTCAGCAAAGGCAAACTTTTCTACAGAAATCATGCAagtaaagtaaattaaaatcCCTCAACTACATTCATATTACtagattgttttttaaagttctGCATTTACGCATTGCATGGAATGTAAATTTACACCTTCAAAAACGGAACTAAATATGGCTGTGGTGAAGACTTTAACTCAGTTTGCAATTGCTTTGTGAAATCTTCTGGAGCAATTTTATCATCAATCAGATTTTGAACCAATGTCTTGACATTGCGAACGGTTTCCTAACATCCATACATATCAGTTAATAAACTACAGAAAAATCCTAACAATCTCTAATCAAATCTATCTCAATAGACATAGAACTATACCTTATGCATTAAAAATGGTGCATtgctatttttaaattaacttgTCAGTGGTATCAGaccataaaaattatttatttccaaTCACTAACGAATTAATAACATATAAAACAGATTtctaataaaaacatttataagcTAACTTACCTGGGGTTGTCCTCCAGTGGAAGCTAGTTTGATAAGGGTGGTTAAAAAGTTCCGACACTTATTGACATTTACCATGTCATCCTAAAAACGAtggtttatttaaaataagggcACAATGTCCATATTGGATTGAATTTTGACATGCTTACTTGTGACAAATTCACAGGATTAGTGGTTGTCAAGGGAACTTTTACTTCTGACTTTGAAACAGCATTCATCTAAAGTTTAaacattagaactttttgttaCCTATTTTAACTCAACCATGTTACAGTACATGTATAACAGGGGTGCAGGTGCCACCCAATGAACTTGTCCAAGATTAATTTGGATTAGCCTAACTCAGGtataactttaaaaacttCAGCAATATCGCATATAATGCCAAATCTCCTGATGTGAAacaaacagtttaaaaaatttaatggaGGGGTATTCAGTTAACCTTATAATTCCATGCGATATACATCACAGCAATTTTGATTGTGTTTGGAGTATTCGTTTAGAGATGAATGCTGGATGTTAAGATTATCAGATAAATGCgactttaacatttcaaaaatttaatgggTGTGACTTAGTGCAACACccaaaacgtttaataaacACTTTCAAAACTACTGTATTAGCAAAGCCAATGAAGACGAACAACGcatgttatgacgtcataactaaTCGTTTAAAAAATCATAAGGCGAACAATGCAAGCATGTTTCAGGTTTATATCACCAAATGAATACAGTTTAGGCTTAAAGCAACTCGCTATGCTTAATTTAAGAAAGTATTGTGGTGTGCCAAttgaaagtttaaataaagCCTTGGAATAATTGCTATTCatttatacagtatttataaAAGAACTTGCTTTAAACCTAGTCACTATAACTTGATACTATTAACGTTTTGCACTCTACCTCcattatattttcaaaagtagACGCCTATGATGTATAACGTTAACGATGAtgcaaacaaagttttgcttGACGAAGCATAGTATCATTGATTACTCACCGGAGCTACAACAGAAACAGTTTTGCCAACAGTTGTTACTAGAGTGGAGTTAGTTGCCATAGCAATAGTGGTAACTATTCTTGTGGCTGGCGTGACCATTGgctaaaataattcaaaaaacatttgtgtATTAACTTTCACAACAGTGATTGATAATATACATGCAATTAGCAAAATCTGTTAAcgaaatatattttacttgAACAAAGctgtatatataaaatacCTGCTGTGTGTTATTTGCTGTGTGATGTCCATTTACTAACACAAGCTGACCACTTGAAGTTCTGGTAAGCACCATTCCTATATCCAAACAAATATTCCGCTTAACACTCAGCTCTAAGTAAAAACCACTAGTATATATATCTATACcaaattaataattttgtttattttttatttagattacacacacaaacacacacacatatatacATCAATGTTGCGATGATTAGAGTCccattttcaaatgttcttgAGTCAATTGTCTGAAAAGACTccacttgacttgagtcacaATAAGACAGATAAAATGATCAAAAACCTGTGCTCTAACAGAACCAACACTATATACTATGACCTCCTCGGGACCAGACAATTTCAGTGAAACTATTTTTGACTAGTGTGAAAAATAGTCTTCATCATATCGTACCTAATTTGGTAACTGTGGTAATTGTCTCATGATGTAAtggttttatttcaatatgTCTTGCCAGAATAAAGGTATGCACGTTGTTGGGGCGTAAGGATTCCAATCTTAAAGCAATAAGTGGTAGGCTAAAATACATCTGTTTATGGAACGAATTTCGAAGTCAGGCTGCAGTCGTAAACATAGAAAATCGCATGCTTATATATAGCCAGCTAAAGTAAGTAATCGATAAGGGAAATACAAAGTGAAATGTGTTAAAGCAATAGTGCCCAAATGGCATATTTGTAACCAAACGTTTCGAACAAACGAAAAAATGGGTTAAGTGGATTCTAATGCAATAACAAATTACAGAAGTCAATCTTAAAGAACAACTATGGTTGCTACCAGGTATAATAATCATTAAAAATAAGGCACAATTGGTGAATTCGTGAATGTATCGAAATGTATCAACTCTGTATCTGAAATAACTTGTAAACCACTTTGAATTTAAAACCACTTTAATGAACAGCAATCACCTTGACACAACAATTCGTGTGACTCAACTCAAGTGAAAAATTGTATAGGTTACATCTTTTACTATACATATGTCTAGCTGATCAAAAAGGATCCGCTATTTCAAAGGAAGTAATAACATAATATGGTACTATGAAAGCCTGAAAACTTAGTTAACAAAGGGGTACCTGGTGGAATGTTAATATTAGTGGCCAATGGATTTCTTGGGGTTTGTGAGCTTGTTGGCAATGTGACGGCATTATTCATAACTTGAGGAGCTGCAGGGCTGACAACAGAAGTAGCATGGGTTGTCGCTACTGAGTTAGCGATAGTTGGTCGAACAGATTGTAACTGGATATACTTTGTTGCAGCGGTTGTCATGGTTGGAGTTTGTTTGTTGGATAAAGCAGTACTTGAGACATTGTTTACATGAGCAGAATTTAAAGTTACATAACTTGAAGTTGAATTACTTAATCCATTGATTGTAGTCATTTTCCAAACCTTAAAGAATAGTGAAAAAATCTTTATCCCCTGGAAAACATCTATAGTGACAAAAATCATATCTCACATTCAAATCAAATATCGTAGTAATAATGTATCAGTATCACAGTAATGAATCGGCAGTGCTCAACAGAAGCGAACAACATCAATTTAAGTTATAAATCATTTGTCACACTTTGATATCtatgcaattattttttctataACCAATGGGAATCTGATTGCTGACTTTTTTGCACCTATAATGCACCAAACTAATCTAAAACCTGTTTCATAAGACACAAGCAGTGTCAGCTCGGTAGAAGATCGGTTAGAGTTTCTGGCTCATAAAAATACCATAGTACAAAAAATCCAGTGAGGTATAAACGATGCTTGCTTCTATCCAGTAGTTCTGATGAACAGTTGAAAAATAAGccaatacaaacaaaaattgtataTTCACTAGAAcctgcaaaaaaaacaagatcATTAATTGAGACTCAAGTGGAGAGAAATCATTGCCGAGGTTAAGTTGTGGGAAGTCTTTCCTCAGTCTGAGGACAAACATTATTGAACAATACTGCCACATGACTATCGTACAGCCCAAACAAAAAGTGGCACTCTATTTATGCTACAGAAAGGAATATATAACAGATACTCAGACATACCAATACCATCATCATGTCCAAACTCCTTAAGTAAGTTAAGTATATGAGCTTCGAGATGTAGATCTGACCATTGatgatttatttgtttaaaagtggAATGACATTATGTGTAAGGACAGATTTCATAAGTAATAGGCTATCTAACTGTAATAATGAATATAGATCACCATCTTTCATTTGTAAATCCTTGTTCTACACAGTTTTACTAGTTATCTTCTATATGCAAAAAACATTATAGGTCATTCAAAGACCCAACTTCATACTTCAGGGGGGCACGCCTCCCCCCTAGAAATTTGTCCATCAAGTCTTTATAACCATTTACAATTTAGTAGTGGGAAACAAGATTAATTTGGATTAGCCTAACTCAGGTACTAAGCTTTAAGGAATTCAGCAATAATGCATATAATGGAAAATTTACTTTGAACTTATATGAAGTGGGCAGTTAGGTTTTGTTGCTTTAGTCTTTAAaccatgaaaaaaaaaatcaacccGTAAGTAACTGAGCTTGTGACATAACAGTTAAGTCAGAAATTAAGTTTGTGGCCCTGAATATACGTGAAAAGGCTGCACAGCAACAACTCGTAGGTTGACTGCATTTGACATGAAGCAGACTGTGCTAAAAACCTTCATTACCCTGTCTTTGTATTCAATTTTGTGCAATCGAGTTTCAAAAAAGAGCTTGTAAAGTGGGGTATTTTGTTACAGGTGTAAATGAAGTAAATCAAGACCGTGCTAAATTGGGTTTTACAAGTTCAAGTTCatctaaattttattttttttcaggtaAATAATGGAAGGTTATTGTAATGGAATCTgcaaaaaatgattaaacttttattgcgatttttataacaaactaCAACAGCATAGATGCGTATGCATGCCATGTAACTCCTAAACGTAGAATTAAAAGTTGTACATACAACCAATACCAGACCTAAGTCAGTAATTCATAACAAACTACATGCCATTGTTCATCTAAAAATTcaatatacagtagaatccTCTATAATGGCTTTGTATATAATAGTGGTTCCCAAACCGTTTTATTCCTCACACCCTTAGAAAACATTTGAAGTGTTAGCACAACCCTTGCTTCCACAAAATGTAGCTTTCAACTTTTGTGGCATATAATTGACAATAATTACAAAGCTTAATGGATGAGCTGTTACGAATATTTAGTAAAAATTACTTCTTACGCTACCAACTTTTTTCAGTATATTTTATGCTGGCAAAACATTGATCAATCGACGCCGGTGCTTTGGTTAAAAGAGGATGATTTTTCGACGAGTACAGAAGGTTGCAAACGCAACCATATTGTTCATACCATAAATTCGCTAGTACTACTTCTGCAAAACTTTCCTTCAAGCATCACCCAAAGATGTCaggtaaattgaaaaaagttgttgcAGTCATGTAGTGGTAGAAGATTCAGCGTCAAAACCGTAACATATGCGAAAACCAGCAGTGTGCTTGGAAGTTATGGGAAGTTTTAAAGAAgctaaacaaaataattgtgcCTAAGCTAAATTTGATTGGGAATAATCAACTGACAGTATGCGCAAGCTCGCTAGCTGACCTGTCTCCATACCGCCAATATAACTCTATTCTATACAGATCGTCTTCACATCTTGTGCATATTGTGTAAATTATTAAGAGGTTAATGTGCtcttgaataatttttttcaatgtatGCAACTTAAAttagtaaatatatttttaaatgtatcCCATACCATAACCTACTCTTTCATAGAAAACTAGTAACTTTATGTGCTATTGATAACAATGCACTCTACCTTTTCTGCACACTGGCTCTGCCACATATTTCGGAACCAACCAGAGAAAAGTGGTTAAAAACCTTATAGAAAAGATAGTTCCATGAAAATCAAAGGCAATTAAAGGCACTGTATTTgctgaaattttgtgtttCCATGGTTTTGTTGAACTGTTCCATAATGGTTAAAAAAGTGAGTTTACGGCACCTTAATGCTCAAAAGGATCACTTTCTAAATTATTTTTCTAAGAAAGTGCCTAGACATGTCCATGCCAGTCTAAACAACTAAAGGTAAATCGATTGAGCTAATGAATTATTTCAGTATCCTCCCAGCGAGCGCATGAGTAGCAACAACGACGTTCTTGTGCCACTAAAGTCTCATGCGTACCAGAGTGTGATCATTCATGTGACGCACCAGCTAGGGTATGGTTGTTCATGCATAA
The Clavelina lepadiformis chromosome 4, kaClaLepa1.1, whole genome shotgun sequence DNA segment above includes these coding regions:
- the LOC143452128 gene encoding transcription initiation factor TFIID subunit 4-like isoform X2, which translates into the protein MKQVWKMTTINGLSNSTSSYVTLNSAHVNNVSSTALSNKQTPTMTTAATKYIQLQSVRPTIANSVATTHATSVVSPAAPQVMNNAVTLPTSSQTPRNPLATNINIPPGMVLTRTSSGQLVLVNGHHTANNTQQPMVTPATRIVTTIAMATNSTLVTTVGKTVSVVAPMNAVSKSEVKVPLTTTNPVNLSQDDMVNVNKCRNFLTTLIKLASTGGQPQETVRNVKTLVQNLIDDKIAPEDFTKQLQTELKSSPQPYLVPFLKKSLPLLRLTMMQQSQVSAVPPAAVVQAANRITSLQFDANKAPASPKPKTVPKVTKPFNKFVRTNVPDIRLPRVSSVGPALKHPSLQTPPPDGPQLQFHAPHPSAVSGAQSSSLTTIKPFTVNPLRGAQKWGATSAIGGGAYKEDDDINDVASMAGVNLLEESARILATNSDLVGTQTRSCEDDSVLNRAVLQKRMSEIASKNPQIQHIHADAIKFLSCAAESRIKDILHKLSGVVCHRMVNFKEEEHYKACGDVKTQLKFLQELDQIEKKKHDEAERDILMRAMKSRSKNDNPEQMRLKERAKEMQQQELEKMQIRNADETARNAIGPRKKRARIDSPMSTTSGLIENHMGTTSRNPTRSRTKRVNLRDLIFVMENEKETCKSTHLYKSYLK
- the LOC143452128 gene encoding transcription initiation factor TFIID subunit 4-like isoform X1; translated protein: MIFVTIDVFQGIKIFSLFFKVWKMTTINGLSNSTSSYVTLNSAHVNNVSSTALSNKQTPTMTTAATKYIQLQSVRPTIANSVATTHATSVVSPAAPQVMNNAVTLPTSSQTPRNPLATNINIPPGMVLTRTSSGQLVLVNGHHTANNTQQPMVTPATRIVTTIAMATNSTLVTTVGKTVSVVAPMNAVSKSEVKVPLTTTNPVNLSQDDMVNVNKCRNFLTTLIKLASTGGQPQETVRNVKTLVQNLIDDKIAPEDFTKQLQTELKSSPQPYLVPFLKKSLPLLRLTMMQQSQVSAVPPAAVVQAANRITSLQFDANKAPASPKPKTVPKVTKPFNKFVRTNVPDIRLPRVSSVGPALKHPSLQTPPPDGPQLQFHAPHPSAVSGAQSSSLTTIKPFTVNPLRGAQKWGATSAIGGGAYKEDDDINDVASMAGVNLLEESARILATNSDLVGTQTRSCEDDSVLNRAVLQKRMSEIASKNPQIQHIHADAIKFLSCAAESRIKDILHKLSGVVCHRMVNFKEEEHYKACGDVKTQLKFLQELDQIEKKKHDEAERDILMRAMKSRSKNDNPEQMRLKERAKEMQQQELEKMQIRNADETARNAIGPRKKRARIDSPMSTTSGLIENHMGTTSRNPTRSRTKRVNLRDLIFVMENEKETCKSTHLYKSYLK